The Nitriliruptor alkaliphilus DSM 45188 genome includes a region encoding these proteins:
- the kduI gene encoding 5-dehydro-4-deoxy-D-glucuronate isomerase, translated as MTDVRYATHPTEMAHLAPDQLRERFLLEDLFVPGQVSWALSHHDRILVGGALPEGEELELTPPAEVAAEALCDRREVGVVCLAGSGRVTADGESFAVEAEDIVYVSQGTRRVTVAGDAAFYCASAPSHEPHPTTVIRKADAETVPLGEPEHANVRTLRKYVHDRGARSSELALGITTIEPGSVWNTMPCHTHDRRTEVYLYFDLPETERVLHVCGQPDATRSLVVSNRQSVISPPWSVHFGAGTSSYKFVWSTAGENLAYNDMDPVATEELR; from the coding sequence ATGACCGACGTCCGCTACGCCACCCACCCCACGGAGATGGCCCACCTCGCCCCTGACCAGCTGCGCGAACGGTTCCTTCTCGAGGATCTGTTCGTCCCCGGGCAGGTCTCCTGGGCCCTGTCGCACCACGACCGGATCCTGGTCGGTGGCGCCCTGCCCGAGGGCGAGGAGCTGGAGCTGACCCCGCCTGCCGAGGTCGCCGCCGAGGCGCTATGCGACCGGCGCGAGGTCGGCGTCGTCTGCCTCGCCGGATCCGGGCGGGTCACCGCCGACGGAGAGTCGTTCGCGGTCGAGGCCGAGGACATCGTCTACGTCAGCCAAGGCACCCGTCGCGTCACCGTCGCCGGTGACGCCGCCTTCTACTGCGCCTCGGCGCCCTCGCACGAGCCACACCCGACGACGGTGATCCGCAAGGCGGACGCCGAGACGGTGCCGCTGGGTGAGCCCGAGCACGCCAACGTGCGGACGCTGCGCAAGTACGTCCACGACCGTGGGGCCAGGTCCAGCGAGCTCGCCCTCGGCATCACGACCATCGAGCCCGGCAGCGTGTGGAACACCATGCCCTGCCACACCCACGACCGGCGGACCGAGGTCTACCTGTACTTCGACCTTCCCGAGACCGAGCGGGTCCTGCACGTGTGCGGCCAGCCCGACGCCACCCGCAGCCTCGTCGTCTCGAACCGCCAGTCGGTGATCAGCCCGCCGTGGTCGGTGCACTTCGGCGCCGGGACGAGCTCGTACAAGTTCGTCTGGTCCACCGCAGGGGAGAACCTCGCCTACAACGACATGGACCCCGTCGCGACCGAGGAGCTGCGATGA
- a CDS encoding SDR family oxidoreductase → MSAPAHAERFSLAGRTALVTGARSGIGRCVALGLADAGADVVAWGRTEAGMDEVADAVRARGRGAEVVTADLADLDAVRAAASELVERRRIDVLVNNAGMILREDAVTTSFPDWQRVLDVNLDATFLLSQLVGASMLTRGSGSIVSIASLLSFQGGVRVPAYTASKHAVVGLTKALANEWAGSGVNVNAVAPGYIATDNTRALREDPEREQSIRGRIPAGRWGGPDDLVGAVVFLCSPAAAYVHGHTLVVDGGWMGR, encoded by the coding sequence ATGAGTGCTCCGGCGCACGCCGAGCGCTTCTCCCTCGCCGGACGCACCGCTCTGGTGACCGGTGCCCGCAGCGGCATCGGCCGGTGCGTCGCCCTCGGTCTCGCCGATGCCGGGGCGGACGTGGTGGCCTGGGGGCGCACCGAGGCAGGGATGGACGAGGTCGCCGACGCCGTCCGCGCCCGCGGTCGCGGGGCGGAGGTGGTCACCGCCGACCTCGCCGACCTCGACGCCGTCCGCGCCGCCGCCTCGGAGCTGGTGGAACGGCGACGCATCGACGTCCTCGTCAACAACGCCGGCATGATCCTGCGTGAGGACGCGGTCACGACGTCCTTCCCGGATTGGCAGCGTGTGCTCGACGTCAACCTCGACGCCACCTTCCTGCTCAGCCAGCTCGTGGGCGCGTCGATGCTGACGCGCGGGAGCGGCTCCATCGTCAGCATCGCCTCACTGCTCTCCTTCCAGGGCGGTGTGCGGGTGCCCGCGTACACCGCCAGCAAGCACGCCGTCGTCGGGCTGACGAAGGCCCTGGCCAACGAGTGGGCCGGCTCAGGGGTCAACGTCAACGCCGTCGCGCCGGGCTACATCGCCACGGACAACACCCGTGCGCTGCGTGAGGACCCCGAGCGGGAGCAGTCCATCCGCGGGCGCATCCCCGCAGGGCGCTGGGGCGGGCCGGACGACCTCGTCGGCGCTGTGGTGTTTCTGTGCAGCCCAGCTGCGGCCTACGTGCACGGCCACACGCTGGTCGTGGATGGCGGTTGGATGGGGCGATGA
- a CDS encoding IclR family transcriptional regulator produces the protein MTVPRQPASERTPNAIGKVAAVVSALTDERTTSGIARRTGLPSSTVHRILQDLVAVGWAREDGNRGYLLGARLLALAGRATDQASLVRVAHPTLQELSDRTGHAVHFAVRTGDEAVYVDKIEGNRAYQMRSRVGLAIPLHCTAIGKALLAALPEVEARAVLTRAGMPPRTTHTITSADEMLGHLELVRDRGYSFDDEENELSTRCIGAAVRDHSGTAIGGVSLSMLAFELEPDRVRPLASLVVRTAARITSDLGGS, from the coding sequence ATGACCGTGCCACGCCAGCCCGCCTCCGAACGGACGCCGAACGCCATCGGCAAGGTCGCCGCCGTCGTCTCGGCGCTCACCGATGAGCGCACCACCAGCGGCATCGCCCGTCGTACCGGACTGCCCAGCTCCACGGTGCACCGGATCCTGCAGGACCTCGTCGCCGTCGGCTGGGCGCGCGAGGACGGCAACCGTGGGTACCTGCTCGGGGCACGGCTGCTGGCCCTCGCCGGGCGCGCCACCGACCAGGCCTCCCTGGTACGGGTGGCGCATCCGACGCTGCAAGAGCTCTCCGACCGCACGGGGCACGCCGTCCACTTCGCGGTCCGCACCGGCGACGAGGCCGTCTACGTCGACAAGATCGAGGGCAACCGGGCCTACCAGATGCGCTCACGGGTGGGGCTGGCCATCCCCCTCCACTGCACTGCGATCGGCAAGGCGCTGCTCGCTGCGCTGCCGGAAGTTGAGGCACGTGCGGTGCTCACGCGCGCCGGCATGCCCCCACGGACGACCCACACCATCACCTCGGCGGACGAGATGCTGGGCCACCTCGAGTTGGTGCGTGATCGTGGGTACAGCTTCGACGACGAGGAGAACGAGCTGTCGACCCGCTGCATCGGGGCAGCGGTCCGCGACCACTCCGGCACCGCCATCGGCGGGGTGAGCCTGTCCATGCTCGCCTTCGAGCTGGAGCCAGACCGCGTTCGTCCCCTCGCCTCGCTCGTGGTCAGAACCGCTGCGCGGATCACCAGCGACCTGGGGGGGAGCTGA
- a CDS encoding bifunctional 4-hydroxy-2-oxoglutarate aldolase/2-dehydro-3-deoxy-phosphogluconate aldolase has product MDQQSALAELRAAGVIAVLRAPSADHAVRTVDALVAGGVTGVEITYSTPDACTAIERIATEYGNDVQLGAGTVLTAGQARDAVAAGARFLVSPGTDPAVAEAMLDTGATVLLGALTPSEVMTAVRLGAHAVKVFPASLGGPTYLRSLRGPFPDVPLVPTGGVNVANIGDWLAAGAVAVGAGGELCSATAMAAGRWAEIEATARQFAEAHQRAAGHA; this is encoded by the coding sequence ATGGATCAGCAGTCAGCGCTTGCAGAGCTGCGCGCAGCCGGTGTCATCGCCGTGTTGCGCGCGCCGTCCGCCGACCACGCGGTGCGCACCGTGGATGCGCTCGTCGCGGGTGGCGTCACCGGGGTGGAGATCACGTACAGCACGCCCGACGCGTGCACGGCGATCGAGCGGATCGCCACCGAGTACGGCAACGACGTCCAGCTCGGAGCAGGCACGGTCCTCACCGCCGGCCAGGCACGTGACGCCGTGGCCGCCGGCGCGCGGTTCCTGGTCAGCCCGGGAACCGACCCCGCCGTGGCCGAGGCGATGCTCGACACCGGCGCCACCGTGCTCCTGGGCGCCCTCACGCCGAGCGAGGTGATGACCGCCGTCCGGCTGGGAGCCCACGCGGTGAAGGTCTTCCCTGCATCGCTGGGCGGTCCCACCTACCTCAGGTCACTGCGTGGTCCCTTCCCCGACGTACCACTCGTGCCCACCGGGGGCGTGAACGTGGCCAACATCGGCGACTGGCTGGCTGCCGGAGCGGTCGCCGTCGGAGCCGGCGGGGAGCTGTGCTCTGCGACGGCCATGGCAGCAGGACGCTGGGCCGAGATCGAAGCCACCGCGCGGCAGTTCGCCGAGGCCCACCAGCGTGCGGCTGGTCATGCGTGA
- a CDS encoding hydroxyacid-oxoacid transhydrogenase, with amino-acid sequence MHQDGQGSAETIFTYAAPALKFGSGASLELGYDLAQLGARRVLVLTDAGVAATGHPQRVAEAMAGFGLEAHVYDDVHVEPTDESIQRAIDHARATGPWDAFVAVGGGSSIDTAKAVDLLTTNPGELSDYLNPPIGEGRAPTEPLAPLVAVPTTTGTGSESTTICVLDVLHLHVKTGISHPRLRPTLAIVDPDLTATQPPGVTAAAGMDILCHALESYTARPYDAYPAKTPDQRVPYCGANPIADLWAQQALQLLASSFRAAVRDPEDAEARGRMAMAATFAGLGFGNAGVHIPHANAYPIAGRVRDYRPPDYPDAEAMVPHGMAVALTAPEAFRFTFDTAPERHVAVARLLAPKLHAPDDPAEHLPAALVALMRDIDLPNGIGGVGYGEGDVDDLVVGTMQQQRLLATAPKPVTEEDAAGILTRSLELW; translated from the coding sequence GTGCACCAGGACGGGCAGGGCAGCGCCGAGACCATCTTCACCTACGCGGCACCCGCGCTCAAGTTCGGGTCGGGCGCGTCCCTGGAGCTCGGCTACGACCTCGCCCAGCTGGGTGCCCGGCGGGTCCTGGTCCTCACCGATGCGGGGGTCGCGGCGACGGGTCACCCGCAGCGCGTCGCCGAGGCGATGGCCGGGTTCGGCCTCGAGGCGCACGTCTACGACGACGTGCACGTCGAGCCGACCGACGAGAGCATCCAGCGGGCCATCGACCACGCCCGCGCCACCGGACCGTGGGACGCGTTCGTCGCCGTCGGTGGCGGCTCGAGCATCGACACCGCCAAGGCGGTCGACCTGCTCACGACCAACCCCGGCGAGCTGTCGGACTACCTCAACCCGCCGATCGGTGAGGGGCGGGCACCGACCGAGCCGCTGGCGCCGCTGGTCGCTGTCCCGACCACGACCGGGACGGGCTCGGAGTCGACGACCATCTGCGTCCTCGACGTCCTGCACCTGCACGTCAAGACGGGTATCAGCCACCCGCGACTGCGGCCCACCCTGGCCATCGTCGACCCGGACCTGACCGCGACCCAGCCACCGGGGGTCACGGCAGCGGCCGGCATGGACATCCTGTGCCACGCGCTCGAGAGCTACACGGCACGGCCCTACGACGCCTACCCGGCCAAGACCCCCGACCAGCGCGTCCCGTACTGCGGCGCGAACCCGATCGCGGACCTGTGGGCGCAGCAGGCACTGCAGCTGCTGGCCAGCTCGTTCCGCGCTGCCGTGCGTGACCCCGAGGACGCCGAGGCTCGAGGGCGTATGGCGATGGCGGCCACGTTCGCGGGGCTCGGCTTCGGCAACGCCGGGGTCCACATCCCCCACGCCAACGCCTACCCGATCGCGGGCCGCGTCCGTGACTACCGCCCGCCGGACTACCCGGACGCCGAGGCGATGGTCCCGCACGGGATGGCGGTCGCGCTGACCGCGCCCGAGGCCTTCCGCTTCACCTTCGACACGGCCCCGGAGCGGCACGTCGCGGTCGCGCGTCTGCTGGCCCCGAAGCTCCACGCTCCTGATGACCCGGCCGAGCACCTGCCGGCCGCCCTCGTCGCTCTGATGCGGGACATCGACCTTCCCAACGGGATCGGCGGCGTCGGGTACGGCGAGGGAGACGTGGACGATCTGGTCGTCGGCACCATGCAACAGCAGCGGCTGCTGGCGACCGCACCGAAGCCGGTGACCGAGGAGGACGCGGCGGGCATCCTCACGCGCTCCCTCGAGCTCTGGTGA
- a CDS encoding FAD-binding and (Fe-S)-binding domain-containing protein: MTTRIAPTTDAPTPDAVADALRRGGLGEVDTDTRRRAEYSSDASLYRVVPTVVAYPRDAGEVEAAVAVARDLAVPVTARGAGTSIAGNAVGTGIVLEVRRHLDRIVALDPDARTARVQPGVVLDQLQAAAAPHGLRFGPDPSTHDRCTIGGMIGNDACGSRALGYGRTSDNVLALDVVTGAGERLVATRGGPPAGSRLAGQLDALVDRHEATLRGEFDRFGRQVSGYALHHLLPDRGVDLARALVGSEGTCALTVEATVHLRPVPARTLLVALGYADAATAADAVPALLPHRPVAVEGLDARIVAALRARRGPDAVPPLPRGAAWLFVELAGDDDASLLEAAAALTSDADALEARTVTDPADARQLWRIREDGAGLSSRSVDGLPAHAGWEDAAVPPARLGAYLRDFDALLLQHGLTTLPYGHFGDGCLHARIDFPLDRPGGVAGFRRFLEEAADLVASHGGSMSGEHGDGRARSELLPRMYSADAIEAFGAFARAFDPDGVLNPGVLVAPRPLDADLRVPAAGPLDVDLGFTYAEDRGDLGTAVHRCIGIGRCVSSGTTERGGVMCPSFLATGDERDSTRGRARVLQELANGSLIEGGWSSPEVHESLDLCLACKGCSADCPAEVDVATYKAEVLHQTYRGRPRPRSHYALGQLPRWARLAGIAPGLVARAMQVPALARIGRWAAGVDQRRALPAFSPTPFSRAVRHRPAGDLPPDRVSRPPVLLWVDSFSDRFDPEVAVATVRVLEDAGFRVEFPDRAPCCGLTWISTGQLDAAKRILRDTVDQLAEVARAGTPIVGLEPPCVAVLRDDAPRLLGEDDAAARDVAAATRTLAELLQSRRPDWSPPRLDGVRVLAQPHCHHHAVMGWGADRALLTSAGATVETVGGCCGLAGNFGAERGHHEVSVAVAETALLPAVRAAGDDVVLLADGFSCRTQLDQLADRRAIHLAQLLAAALPDRGGRATNAT, encoded by the coding sequence GTGACGACCCGGATCGCGCCGACGACGGACGCACCGACACCGGACGCGGTGGCGGATGCGCTGCGCCGTGGCGGACTCGGAGAGGTCGACACCGACACCCGACGCCGCGCGGAGTACTCCAGCGACGCCTCGCTCTACCGCGTGGTCCCCACCGTGGTCGCCTACCCCCGGGACGCCGGCGAGGTCGAGGCCGCCGTCGCCGTCGCACGTGACCTCGCCGTCCCGGTGACCGCGCGTGGTGCCGGCACGTCGATCGCGGGCAACGCCGTCGGGACCGGCATCGTCCTCGAGGTACGACGTCACCTCGACCGCATCGTCGCGCTCGACCCCGACGCGCGGACCGCCCGTGTCCAGCCCGGCGTGGTCCTCGACCAGCTGCAGGCAGCCGCGGCACCCCACGGGTTGCGGTTCGGGCCGGACCCGTCCACCCACGACCGGTGCACCATCGGCGGGATGATCGGCAACGACGCCTGCGGGTCCCGCGCCCTCGGGTACGGCCGCACCTCCGACAACGTGCTCGCCCTGGACGTGGTCACGGGTGCGGGTGAGCGGCTGGTGGCGACCCGCGGCGGGCCGCCGGCGGGGTCGCGACTGGCCGGCCAGCTCGACGCGCTCGTCGACCGCCACGAGGCGACCCTCCGCGGCGAGTTCGACCGCTTCGGGCGTCAGGTCTCCGGCTACGCGTTGCACCACCTGCTGCCCGACCGCGGCGTCGACCTCGCCCGGGCGCTGGTCGGCAGCGAGGGGACCTGCGCCCTCACCGTCGAGGCCACAGTCCACCTCCGGCCCGTCCCGGCGCGCACGCTCCTGGTCGCGCTCGGCTACGCCGATGCTGCGACGGCCGCCGACGCGGTCCCTGCGTTGCTACCTCACCGCCCGGTCGCGGTGGAGGGTCTGGACGCCAGGATCGTCGCGGCGTTGCGGGCCCGGCGCGGGCCGGACGCGGTACCGCCTCTCCCCCGTGGCGCGGCGTGGCTGTTCGTCGAGCTGGCAGGCGACGACGATGCCTCCCTGCTCGAGGCTGCCGCCGCCCTGACCTCCGACGCCGACGCGCTCGAGGCACGGACCGTCACCGACCCCGCCGACGCCCGCCAGCTGTGGCGGATCCGCGAGGACGGTGCCGGGTTGTCGTCGCGGTCCGTCGACGGCCTGCCGGCGCACGCCGGGTGGGAGGACGCGGCGGTACCACCGGCGCGCCTCGGCGCGTACCTGCGCGACTTCGACGCGCTGCTGCTCCAGCACGGTCTGACGACCCTGCCCTACGGCCACTTCGGGGACGGCTGCCTGCACGCCCGCATCGACTTCCCCCTCGATCGCCCCGGCGGCGTCGCGGGCTTCCGACGCTTCCTCGAGGAGGCCGCGGACCTCGTCGCGTCGCACGGCGGCTCGATGTCGGGCGAGCACGGCGACGGCCGCGCCCGCAGCGAGCTGCTCCCCCGGATGTACTCCGCCGACGCCATCGAGGCCTTCGGCGCGTTCGCCCGGGCCTTCGATCCGGACGGTGTGCTCAACCCCGGTGTGCTCGTCGCGCCGCGGCCGCTGGACGCCGACCTGCGCGTCCCGGCGGCCGGTCCCCTGGACGTCGACCTCGGTTTCACCTACGCCGAGGACCGGGGTGACCTCGGCACGGCCGTCCACCGCTGCATCGGCATCGGCCGCTGCGTGTCGTCCGGCACCACCGAGCGCGGGGGGGTGATGTGTCCGAGCTTCCTGGCCACCGGTGACGAGCGCGACTCGACCCGGGGTCGCGCCCGCGTCCTGCAGGAGCTGGCCAACGGATCGTTGATCGAGGGCGGCTGGTCGTCCCCCGAGGTGCACGAGTCGCTCGACCTGTGCCTGGCCTGCAAGGGCTGCTCGGCGGACTGCCCGGCCGAGGTGGACGTCGCCACCTACAAGGCCGAGGTGCTGCACCAGACCTACCGCGGGCGCCCGCGGCCCCGGTCGCACTACGCGCTCGGGCAGCTGCCACGGTGGGCCCGGCTGGCGGGGATCGCCCCCGGCCTCGTCGCACGCGCGATGCAGGTCCCGGCGCTCGCCCGCATCGGGCGGTGGGCCGCCGGTGTCGATCAGCGGCGTGCGCTGCCGGCCTTCTCCCCCACCCCCTTCTCGCGCGCGGTCCGCCACCGGCCGGCCGGCGATCTGCCGCCCGACCGAGTGTCGCGACCGCCGGTGCTGCTATGGGTCGACTCCTTCTCGGACCGCTTCGACCCGGAGGTCGCCGTCGCGACCGTGCGGGTGCTGGAGGACGCCGGGTTCCGGGTCGAGTTCCCGGACCGCGCGCCGTGCTGTGGGCTGACGTGGATCTCGACGGGGCAGCTCGACGCCGCGAAGCGCATCCTGCGCGACACCGTCGACCAGCTCGCCGAGGTGGCACGGGCCGGCACCCCGATCGTGGGGCTCGAACCGCCCTGCGTCGCGGTGCTGCGCGACGACGCGCCGCGGCTGCTCGGCGAGGACGACGCGGCCGCGCGTGATGTCGCCGCCGCGACGCGGACGCTGGCCGAGCTGCTGCAGTCGCGCCGTCCGGACTGGTCCCCGCCTCGCCTCGACGGCGTCCGTGTGCTGGCCCAGCCGCACTGCCACCACCACGCCGTGATGGGGTGGGGTGCCGACCGGGCGCTGCTCACCTCGGCCGGCGCCACGGTCGAGACCGTCGGCGGGTGCTGCGGCCTCGCCGGCAACTTCGGAGCGGAGCGTGGCCACCACGAGGTCTCCGTCGCCGTCGCCGAGACCGCCCTGCTGCCCGCCGTCCGCGCTGCCGGTGACGACGTGGTCCTGCTCGCGGACGGGTTCAGCTGCCGCACCCAGCTCGACCAGCTCGCCGACCGGCGAGCGATCCACCTCGCCCAGCTCCTGGCTGCCGCGCTGCCCGATCGCGGCGGGCGTGCTACGAACGCCACCTGA
- the glpK gene encoding glycerol kinase GlpK: MADFVGAVDQGTTSTRFMIFDHGGNEVGRHQLEHEQILPRAGWVEHNPVEIWERTSAVIQTAMNAQGLLASDLAALGITNQRETTVVWDRRTGRPYYNAIVWQDTRTDRIASKLEREGHGEVIRRKAGLPPATYFSGGKIQWILENVDGVRAAAERGDAIFGTTDTWLLWNLTGGTDGGVHVTDVTNASRTMLMDLETLDWDDELLSFFDIPRQMLPEIRPSSDPDRYGTTRPSGPFAGEVALTGDLGDQQAATVGQVCFAPGEAKNTYGTGNFMLLNTGTELVRSEAGLLTTVCYRFGEQAPVYALEGSIAVTGSAVQWLRDQLGIISGAAESESLARQVPDSGGVYFVPAFSGLFAPYWRSDARGAIVGLSRFNTNAHLARATLEAICYQSKDVADAMEQDSGVHLEVLKVDGGVTANDLCMQIQADVLGVPVSRPVVAETTALGAAYAAGLAVGFWKDTDELRTNWQESQRWTPEWDDEQRRAGHARWKKAVERTLDWVDVD, translated from the coding sequence ATGGCGGACTTCGTCGGCGCGGTCGATCAGGGCACGACCAGCACCCGGTTCATGATCTTCGATCACGGGGGCAACGAGGTCGGGCGCCACCAGCTCGAGCACGAGCAGATCCTGCCGCGGGCCGGGTGGGTCGAGCACAACCCGGTCGAGATCTGGGAGCGCACCTCGGCGGTGATCCAGACCGCCATGAACGCCCAGGGCCTCCTCGCATCGGACCTCGCCGCGCTCGGCATCACCAACCAACGTGAGACCACGGTGGTGTGGGATCGCCGCACCGGCCGGCCGTACTACAACGCGATCGTGTGGCAGGACACCCGTACCGACCGCATCGCGAGCAAGCTCGAACGCGAGGGCCACGGCGAGGTGATCCGAAGGAAGGCGGGCCTACCCCCGGCGACCTACTTCTCCGGCGGCAAGATCCAGTGGATCCTCGAGAACGTCGACGGGGTCCGGGCCGCGGCCGAACGCGGCGACGCCATCTTCGGCACCACCGACACGTGGTTGCTGTGGAACCTGACCGGCGGCACCGACGGCGGCGTCCACGTCACCGACGTGACCAACGCCTCACGCACCATGCTCATGGACCTCGAGACCCTCGACTGGGACGACGAGCTGCTGTCCTTCTTCGACATCCCGCGCCAGATGCTGCCCGAGATCCGGCCGTCCTCCGACCCGGACCGCTACGGCACCACGCGGCCCAGCGGCCCGTTCGCCGGCGAGGTCGCGCTCACCGGCGACCTCGGCGACCAGCAGGCCGCCACCGTCGGCCAGGTGTGCTTCGCCCCGGGCGAGGCGAAGAACACCTACGGCACCGGCAACTTCATGCTGCTCAACACCGGCACCGAGCTCGTACGTTCCGAGGCGGGCCTCCTGACCACCGTCTGCTACCGGTTCGGGGAGCAGGCACCGGTCTACGCCCTCGAGGGCTCGATCGCCGTGACCGGCTCGGCGGTGCAGTGGCTGCGCGACCAGCTCGGGATCATCAGCGGCGCCGCCGAGTCCGAGTCCCTGGCCCGCCAGGTCCCCGACTCCGGCGGCGTGTACTTCGTGCCGGCGTTCTCGGGCCTGTTCGCGCCGTACTGGCGCTCGGATGCCCGCGGCGCGATCGTCGGCCTCTCCCGGTTCAACACCAACGCCCACCTCGCCCGGGCCACGCTCGAGGCGATCTGTTACCAGTCCAAGGACGTCGCGGACGCCATGGAACAGGACTCCGGGGTCCACCTCGAGGTCCTCAAGGTCGACGGTGGCGTGACCGCCAACGACCTGTGCATGCAGATCCAGGCCGACGTCCTCGGCGTCCCGGTCAGCCGGCCCGTCGTGGCCGAGACCACCGCGCTCGGCGCCGCCTACGCGGCCGGGCTGGCGGTCGGCTTCTGGAAGGACACCGACGAGCTGCGCACCAACTGGCAGGAGAGCCAGCGGTGGACCCCCGAATGGGACGACGAGCAACGCCGCGCGGGGCACGCCCGCTGGAAGAAGGCGGTCGAGCGCACCCTCGACTGGGTCGACGTCGACTGA
- a CDS encoding serine/threonine-protein kinase produces MQDEAPLVRDRWLCETRISDGPHGTVWRAWDQRLRRVVALRVVHAPLMGDPKVRRRIDRLLNVTAELQNDNMSYLYDVFEEDGLGVVLISELIDGPTLTEVRRQLGPLPSDAVAAIGSQLADGLAAIHAAGVAHRDLSPENVRITADGTVKILGFSAARLLADSTATPAAGVEDEANYLAPEQLDGGPSDQRSDVYALGLLLWELATGVHPQELAHASQAEGPGGPHEVPPLSGLRDDVPSQLSEAIEVATRPDPADRWPDAVAFGEQLGRLCSARPRLVLRGVPGIAELDGPAA; encoded by the coding sequence ATGCAGGACGAAGCGCCGCTGGTCCGAGACAGATGGCTGTGCGAGACGCGGATCTCGGACGGTCCGCACGGCACCGTCTGGCGCGCCTGGGATCAGCGGCTGCGGCGGGTGGTGGCCCTCCGGGTCGTGCACGCCCCGCTGATGGGCGACCCGAAGGTCCGGCGACGGATCGACCGGCTGTTGAACGTCACGGCCGAGCTCCAGAACGACAACATGTCCTACCTCTACGACGTGTTCGAGGAGGACGGCCTCGGTGTCGTGCTCATCAGTGAGCTCATCGACGGCCCGACCCTGACCGAGGTCCGTCGTCAGCTCGGTCCGCTGCCGAGCGATGCGGTCGCGGCGATCGGCAGCCAGCTGGCGGACGGACTCGCGGCGATCCACGCCGCGGGTGTCGCACACCGCGATCTGTCCCCCGAGAACGTGCGGATCACCGCGGACGGGACCGTGAAGATCCTCGGCTTCAGCGCCGCGCGGCTCCTGGCCGACAGCACGGCGACGCCGGCTGCAGGTGTGGAGGACGAGGCCAACTACCTCGCGCCGGAGCAGCTCGACGGCGGGCCGAGCGATCAGCGCAGCGACGTCTACGCGCTCGGGTTGCTGCTGTGGGAGCTGGCGACCGGCGTCCACCCGCAGGAGCTGGCACACGCGTCTCAGGCCGAAGGCCCCGGTGGCCCGCACGAGGTCCCGCCGCTGAGCGGGCTGCGTGACGACGTCCCGTCCCAGCTCTCGGAGGCCATCGAGGTCGCGACCCGCCCCGACCCCGCCGATCGTTGGCCCGACGCCGTCGCCTTCGGGGAACAGCTCGGACGGCTGTGCTCGGCCCGCCCCCGGTTGGTGCTGCGTGGTGTCCCGGGCATCGCCGAGCTCGACGGCCCGGCCGCCTGA